The Streptomyces sp. NBC_00569 genomic sequence CCTTCGGCACAGCCGATACCTCATGGGTATCGTTGCAGCGTGGAGCTACGGACCTTGCGCTACTTCGTGGCGGTCGCCGAGGAACTCCACTTCGGCCGGGCCGCCACCCGACTGCATATGAGTCAGCCGCCGCTGAGCCGGGCGATCAAGCAGTTGGAAGCCGAGGTCGGGGCGCTGCTCTTCGCCCGCTCGGCCACCGGCGTCACGCTCACCGCGGTGGGCGCAGTGCTGCTCGAGGAGGCGCGGGCTCTGCTCGAGCACGCCGACCGCGTCCGGGTACGCGTGAGCACGGCAGCCGGTGCCGCGACGATCACCGTCGGCATCCTGGGCGACGGCACCGACCCGACAGTGGCCAGGCTGGCCGCGGCCTACCGCCGCAGCCACCCCGGAGTCGACATCCGTATCCGCGACACCGATCTGACCGACCCGACGTGCGGGCTGCGCGCCGGGCTGGTCGATGTCGCCCTGACCCGGGCGCCGTTCGACGAGACTGCCCTGACGGTGTATGCGCTGCGGACCGATCCGGTCGGCGTGGTCCTGCGCGCCGATGATCCGCTGGCGGGCCGTGATGAGTTGCGGCTGGCCGAGCTGTGCGAGCGCCGCTGGTTTCAGTTCCCGCAGGGCACCGACCCCATCTGGCAGTCGTACTGGAACGGTGGCAGGCCGCGCGAGGGACCAGTGGTGCGCGCCGTGCAGGAATGCCTGCAGGCGGTGCTGTGGAACGGCACGGTCGGCCTGGCCCCGCTCGGACACGACCTGCCCGCGGAGTTCACCGTGGTGCCGCTGATCGACATGACGCCGAGCCGAGTGGTGGCGGTGTGCAACGAGAAAGACACCAACCCGTTGACCCGGTCGTTCATCGAGATCGCGACAGCCGCGTACCGCCACTGAGCACCGACAGCCGACAGCCGACGCTGCCGCAGCTCGTGAACAATTCGAACGCCGCAGCCCTCGGCGGGCCGCGCCCGGGGGCAGCGCTTGACTTTGCTGGTGGCGGCGCTGCGGACCTGAAGCTGCGGCAGTGTACCCATCACCGGGTCGAAGGGGGCACGCGGATACGGCCTGGCGCTGTCTCGCTCCTCAAGTCGACCACCGCGGCGGCACGTTACGGACCCGCAAGGCCCGTTTGTATTGCGTACTCAGTCAGTTCCGCCACGCGGTGACCACCGCGGCGACAACCGTGGTGCTCGCCGCGAGGATCACCATGACGGCCCGCATTCGCTCGGTCAGGCGGGCTGTCCGGCACCGCCGGCCAGCGGGATCGATCCTTCCCGGTGGTGGCGCATCCCCCTGCGGTTCGGGGCGCCCAGTGCGTGGCAGAAGGAGCTGTCGGCACCATGAGCAGTCGCTGTCAGAACTACTCAGCCAATAGCTGCCCCTCAGTTGCGCGTGGGGCGCCGGGCGTCTGTCGTCGTCGCCTCGCATGTCACTCCATCGCGGCTTCCACCGAGTCATAGATCTGCAAGGCCCGGTGCAGGCTGGTGATGTGGAAGATCTGGAG encodes the following:
- a CDS encoding LysR substrate-binding domain-containing protein, which translates into the protein MELRTLRYFVAVAEELHFGRAATRLHMSQPPLSRAIKQLEAEVGALLFARSATGVTLTAVGAVLLEEARALLEHADRVRVRVSTAAGAATITVGILGDGTDPTVARLAAAYRRSHPGVDIRIRDTDLTDPTCGLRAGLVDVALTRAPFDETALTVYALRTDPVGVVLRADDPLAGRDELRLAELCERRWFQFPQGTDPIWQSYWNGGRPREGPVVRAVQECLQAVLWNGTVGLAPLGHDLPAEFTVVPLIDMTPSRVVAVCNEKDTNPLTRSFIEIATAAYRH